TGGCTTCCAATCATGCCAATGATCATCCAGCACAGTGTTTGCAGATGGCGAGCATCCTGCCACTGAATGTCGCATTGACGCAGAAAATCATTCAACGCATCATAAAGACGGGAAGTCGGTGACATTGATTTGACTGGTTTGTGTGGTTACTTCTCAGCCTAAATCATGCTCTGCTTCCCGCATGGCTTTCGTTCCAGCTTTAACCTGTTTTGTCAGTCAAGCAGGGCAGGAAACGGCTGAAGCTATCCGAGAGTTTCTGGCCTTGCCTCCAGTCCAGAGCTTGCCTCGGATCAGATCAGGAAATATTCGCAACACCTGAAGCTTTTTGCCAGTAGAACGCTGCACGTATTCAGTTAGGTTTAAGCAGTTCTACGCCATCGCGCCCGTCAATTTCTTGCAGAAAGACCTTCACTTTTTCATCCTTTGCAGTGGGCAATTCCTTCCCTGTGAAATCGGGGTGAATTGGCAAATCTCGATGGCCCCGATCGACCAGCACGGCCAGCAGGATCTTCTCAGGGCGGCCATATTCCGTTACGGCATTTAGCGCGGCGCGAATCGTGCGTCCCCGATAGATCACGTCGTCTACTAGCACGATGACCTTATCCGTCAGGTCGAAAGGAATGTCGGTCTTTTCTGGCGTTCGCAGGTCGATCTGGTCGAGGTCGTCGCGCCAGAAGGTGATGTCCAGATGTCCTACGGGAATCTTCACGCCCTCCAGGGCCTCGATTTGTCGGCCCAGCAGTTCCGCTAGCGGCACGCCCCGCGTAAAAATGCCCACCAGCACCAGCTTCGACAGGTCGCCAGCCCGCTCTACAATCTGCGAAGCAAGGCGGTTGACCGTGCGGCGAACTTCATCGGGCGAGAGGATTTCGATGACTTCGGGGGGCATGGGCTGGAGAGTGAGAAAGAGTGGACAGGGGTTAGACGATAACTTAAACGATTACACGGCTAAAGCCTAACTTCTGAACCCTAACCCTTGTTCTCTGAAGAGGCAAGCGGGCAACAGGCGATCGCCCAAAAATCGCCCCACATCGAACACATCGAGCCTCAGCCCAGCCTGCAACCGTGACACCGTGACCTGAATGTGACCTGAATGTGACCTGAAGTGACCTAACCGCTAGCGGCTGTCGATCTTTGCTTCCAGAAATTCCTCGATTTCGTCGGGCAAGACGGAGAGAAAATCATAGCCCGTAATATTTTCAATCGTGTCTACCGATTCGCGATAGTCGCGCCAATTGTTGTCCTTAATGCCCATGTCATTGGGCATGATGACCGTGATGACGCGAGTATCTGTGCCGATGTCTTCGAGGGTTTGCCCTGGATTTAGCACTACGGCGATTTTCCAGGTGGCGGCGGGGACGGAGATGGGGTTGCTGCTCCGGCCAATGGTGTTGCGGGGGCCGTTGCGGGCTGTGCCGCCTTCGCCTGCGCCGCCTGCGATGATGTAGAGCGTGTGTCCCCGGCGGGCCAGGGTGCGGCAATAGCTTTCCAGTCCTTCCCAGGGGCCCTGGTTGTTGTCGGGGGATTGGGGGATGATGTTGGTCATCCAGAAGACAGACTGGCTATCTTCGGGGCGGGCGTTGCGGTCGGCGGCGGGCAACAGGTGTCCCCGGTCAAACCCGCTGCCGGTGTAGTCGTTGGTGGTGACGCGATACCAGCCTTGGGGCAAAGAGGGATCGGGCATGAAGGGCGATCGCGGCAATCGGCCCAGCCAGCTTGCGTCAAGCTGCCAGCTCACCCAATTGGCGATATTTTTGCCCCGGTTGTAGGACAGGGCGTATTGCGGCCGCACGATCAGGTAATTATTTTCATTCCGAGTTTCGGCGGTCGCTTCGCTGGGGTTCCCCAGCGCCAAGTGTACCGAGTCGATGGTGGGATCGGGCAGCAACACATGGGCCGCCAGTTGGGCACAGCCCGCTGCCAGAGAACCTGCCAGCAAAAGGCCCAGTCCGGCACTCACGGCTCGTTTAAGTCGTTTTCGAGGCTTGAAGATTGTGTTCCAATTCAGCATGGCGTTTCCCCCTTGGTTGCCCTGGCTCTGCATCCCGCCTGTATCCGCCTGTATCCGCCTGTATCCGCGCCCTGTTTGTTTCCCTGGCTTCACAGTCCAGAATACCCAGGGCAGACGGCGGGCTAGCGCTGGGGTGGGTCTGGAGACGAAGCCGGAGCCGTGGCAGTTTCCAAAGCCGTCAGGTAGGCGATCGCCTCTTCTCGGCAGGTGCCACACATCTCCTCTAATCTTTAGTTTGGACTAACTGGCATCACAATAATGCTCAACAGGATGCCATAAAGAATCTGCTCAACCGTTCATAACAGTTGAACTTAAGGAATTGGATACAATCCTGCTCGCAGTTAAGCTGCTGTTGCAACCGGACTGTTCAGGGATTGTTCGGATGTCTTGCGTTTCGAGGCTCGTTTTTTGACCATCGGATAGCAGGGACGAGGAGTTGGCTTGTGCCCCTTGCCTCGTCCTGGCGATTTACCACGAGGTTTAGGCGCAGGAGCAGGGGTGCCAATCGCTGCCAAAATGCCTGCAAACGCTTGTGCGACCCGACCCGGAGTCAACGTTTCTTGCGGTGCCTGCCAGGGCAAGGGGTGGTCAGTACAGTCCTTTCGCGCTAACCACAACTGCCAACTGAGCAACGGCATCAGGCTGCTCCACTGTTCGGTTGCCGATACAGAACTGAACTGGGGATGTGTCCAATATAGCCTCTGCTTGGCAAAGCGATACCAGTGTTCAATGGCAAAGCGACGGAGGTAGTGCAACCACAGGGTTTCTAACGGAGGCATCTGCTCACCCAGCCAAACTAACCACAAAGGAGCCAAGCGTCGCGTGCTGCTCTGTGTCTCCAGCACCTCCACGCGCAACACTTCCATTGCCCGTTTGGGGGATTTGCGGAAATGGTATGCACTCCAACGACTGACCCGCACTCGTCCCCAGTTGGGATCATCGACTTCAACGGTTTCGACCGGGACACTCCAAGTGTCAGGGTCATTGAGTTTCATCTTATGTCCATGCTTGGCAGGTGCGCCTCGCCCTCGATACGCTGGGGGCGCGCCATAGACACATCGATTGGATGTAACCCGCAGCAGCAAGTCTGCCTCAATCCCTGCCGTTTGGTTGACAAAACTGGCATTGCCGTACCCTCGGTCGTAGATCGCCAACGGACGCACCGCTAACTGCCGAGTCACTTGTTTGAGTTGGAATGCCGCTTTACTGGCGGGTGTTTCAAAGCTGGTGATGCGCTCATGCCGCAATGGTAATGCCCAACTGCCCCTGTCTTCAGCAATCCAGGCTAAGGTACTGTAGTTTTGTCCGGCTATCGGGGCATGTCCTGTTCTGCCTGATAAGGTGCGGTCTTTCAAACGCCTGGCAGCAGGACGGTTCCACCGACTCGCATCACCTGCCAACAACGGTTGCTGCTGAGTCGGTATCTGCTGCACCAACAGCTTCAGCACCTTTGATCGGGGTAGGCGGCTATCGCGCAACGCTTCATAGGTGCTCGACCACTGGCGACGAAAGACAGGACTCTGCGATAGCCTCACAAACGACACGATGCACGCACTCACTAACACGGCATCCATCAGATCAAACAGGGCATCTCTGGCGTTTCCCAAGCTGGCATACAACGTTTGGCGAAATTGCTGAAGTTCGTTGAAAATCATGGGGTCAATGTTGGTTGTACTTCATTGACCTTACGGCAGTCGGTGCTTCTCATTGACTGCCTTCCTCTTCACCATTAGTCCAAACTAAAGCTCTAATGGCTGCAAGTGGTTGCAAAAGGCAGGGCGCTCTGGCTTGCCAAACAGCTTGCAGCGGTTATCTTCGGTCAACTGTACACAGCGTACTCCGGCGGGTTTGCCGTTTGGCATACCCGGCAGGGGACTATTGATCGAAGGCGCGATGCAGCAGGCACCGCAGTCGGGGCGGCAGTTCATGGTGTCGAGCTTGGCGGCAAGGGCTAAACGGTCCTCAGCGCAGCAAGGGGCGGGTCGGGGGCGTCGGGCGGTGGGGCAGTGGGGGGGCAAATCGGAATTTCGAGGATGAACGTGGTGCCTTTGCCCAGCGTCGAGTGGCACTCCAGCGTTCCCTGGTGCTGCTGCACGATGGTCTGATAGGCAATGGAAAGCCCCAGCCCGTAGCCCTGGCCAACGCTTTTGGTGGTGAAGAAGGGGTCAAAAATCTTGGGCTGGAGGTGGGCAGGGATGCCGGGGCCCGTGTCGGCGATCGCCACGCGCACCCAGGGCTGCTCTAGGGGCGAGTGCCAGAAGGATTCGGTGGTGAGGGTGATGATCCGAGGGCGATCGCCAACGGATTCCATCGCCTCCAGCGCGTTTTTAATAATGTGGAAAAAGACCTGATTCAGCCGACTAGGAAAGCATTCCACAGGCGGCAAATCGCCATAGCAACGGCAAATTTCCACATCTGCGGGAATGGAATGCTGTAGGAGCTTAAGCGTACTTTCCAGACCCTCTTGCAGATCCACCACCTTGCGGTTTGCCTCATGCACCCGCGAGAAATTGCGAAGCGACAGCACAATTTCCCGAATTCGACTGGCTCCCGCCCGCATGGAGTCGAGAATTCGGGGCAAGTCTTCTAGCACAAAGTCTGGCTCGATTTCCTCCAGCAAGTCTCGCAGCTTTTCGGTGCTTTGGGGATAGCTGGCTTGATAAGCCGTCAGCAGCCGCAGCAGGTCTTTGACGTAGCGCTCCACGAAGGGGATATTGCCGTAGATGAAGCTGATGGGGTTGTTGATTTCGTGGGCGATCCCCGATACCAGTTGCCCCAAGCTGGACATTTTCTCGCTCTGGATCAGGTGTGCCTGGGTTTGCTGGAGATTCAGCAGGGCCTCGCTGAGGCGCTCGGCCTGGGCGGCGCTTTCCTGGGCCTGCTGGCGGGTTTTGGCGTAGAGGTGGGCCTGCTGGATCGAGATCGCAAGCTGGTCGGCGACGGCCTGGGCAAGCTTTTGGTCGTCTCGTGTCCAGTAGCGGATATGCGAACACTGGTTGAGATACAGGATGGCCTGGAGCGTGCCGTTTGCCTGGACGGGCACCACCAGCGACGACTGAATCTGGGCTAGGCGATATTCCTGATTGTCGGTTCCGATGCGGGG
The Thermoleptolyngbya sichuanensis A183 DNA segment above includes these coding regions:
- the pyrR gene encoding bifunctional pyr operon transcriptional regulator/uracil phosphoribosyltransferase PyrR; translated protein: MPPEVIEILSPDEVRRTVNRLASQIVERAGDLSKLVLVGIFTRGVPLAELLGRQIEALEGVKIPVGHLDITFWRDDLDQIDLRTPEKTDIPFDLTDKVIVLVDDVIYRGRTIRAALNAVTEYGRPEKILLAVLVDRGHRDLPIHPDFTGKELPTAKDEKVKVFLQEIDGRDGVELLKPN
- a CDS encoding DNA/RNA non-specific endonuclease, translated to MLNWNTIFKPRKRLKRAVSAGLGLLLAGSLAAGCAQLAAHVLLPDPTIDSVHLALGNPSEATAETRNENNYLIVRPQYALSYNRGKNIANWVSWQLDASWLGRLPRSPFMPDPSLPQGWYRVTTNDYTGSGFDRGHLLPAADRNARPEDSQSVFWMTNIIPQSPDNNQGPWEGLESYCRTLARRGHTLYIIAGGAGEGGTARNGPRNTIGRSSNPISVPAATWKIAVVLNPGQTLEDIGTDTRVITVIMPNDMGIKDNNWRDYRESVDTIENITGYDFLSVLPDEIEEFLEAKIDSR
- a CDS encoding NF041680 family putative transposase; the protein is MIFNELQQFRQTLYASLGNARDALFDLMDAVLVSACIVSFVRLSQSPVFRRQWSSTYEALRDSRLPRSKVLKLLVQQIPTQQQPLLAGDASRWNRPAARRLKDRTLSGRTGHAPIAGQNYSTLAWIAEDRGSWALPLRHERITSFETPASKAAFQLKQVTRQLAVRPLAIYDRGYGNASFVNQTAGIEADLLLRVTSNRCVYGAPPAYRGRGAPAKHGHKMKLNDPDTWSVPVETVEVDDPNWGRVRVSRWSAYHFRKSPKRAMEVLRVEVLETQSSTRRLAPLWLVWLGEQMPPLETLWLHYLRRFAIEHWYRFAKQRLYWTHPQFSSVSATEQWSSLMPLLSWQLWLARKDCTDHPLPWQAPQETLTPGRVAQAFAGILAAIGTPAPAPKPRGKSPGRGKGHKPTPRPCYPMVKKRASKRKTSEQSLNSPVATAA
- a CDS encoding GAF domain-containing sensor histidine kinase; protein product: MVWLRYFRPQASHYDSSFIQQTTLVRQIGDRIRSSLELSVVLQTAVEEVVAQLPVECCLFLWYFQDIQRVQVVCEAGDRTLSSSTLSNGTPSGGIGHFPLTKFGDLVSAIDHGELILRPGKASNRPNGLLGLQPGMQSCPIDPPGPLFGDSAVLMIPVKGLEHSRGYLVCLDSTRRHWSPNTVELMQAIAQPLEMAIRQAQLYDRLQKQARRERLVNQITAQTRQSLDVQKILKRAIAQLLNALEVDRCLVHLVEAPDELTDVAEELGNSHPDALGDSLGDRGEGYNRFRRKHLFEVCREPFPSTIADFDTDGPITRWVIENRQQVVISDITQDPRIGTDNQEYRLAQIQSSLVVPVQANGTLQAILYLNQCSHIRYWTRDDQKLAQAVADQLAISIQQAHLYAKTRQQAQESAAQAERLSEALLNLQQTQAHLIQSEKMSSLGQLVSGIAHEINNPISFIYGNIPFVERYVKDLLRLLTAYQASYPQSTEKLRDLLEEIEPDFVLEDLPRILDSMRAGASRIREIVLSLRNFSRVHEANRKVVDLQEGLESTLKLLQHSIPADVEICRCYGDLPPVECFPSRLNQVFFHIIKNALEAMESVGDRPRIITLTTESFWHSPLEQPWVRVAIADTGPGIPAHLQPKIFDPFFTTKSVGQGYGLGLSIAYQTIVQQHQGTLECHSTLGKGTTFILEIPICPPTAPPPDAPDPPLAALRTV